One window of Atribacter laminatus genomic DNA carries:
- a CDS encoding DUF1015 domain-containing protein, whose amino-acid sequence MAVVKSFNGFHYSLELLKNKSFGQLVAPPYDIISERDKKRLIEDPDNIVHITLGKNEKGYNEAAQVLKNWIKQGKIQRDPSPSLYIYEQEYTINSQKERKKRTGFVGLVRLEEFGKKIIMPHEKTMPKYSLDRLELLRATNSNLEQIFGIYNDSTGRIDAILEVNKTSDNFLFQFEDWQGTVHTIWKLSDQNAINQIRLLMNPRTIIIADGHHRYETSLMYRQEMREKLGDPMEPIPADYVMMTLINIKNPGLLALPTHRLIHGVPENQVKGFFNKAKKYFEVNLFANEKEFYEYFQNAPLMTIGVYSKVEEIWGTVTLKNPEIMDQVMGTENVNRYIDTCILHELIMKELLGIDEEMQKNKDYVDYLRGTKDVVQVAKEENKYQVVFIMKPTPMDDVEKSVLHSQRMPQKSTYFYPKVWSGLIIRLLED is encoded by the coding sequence ATGGCCGTAGTAAAGTCATTTAATGGATTTCATTATTCGCTCGAACTTTTAAAAAATAAGTCGTTTGGACAGTTGGTAGCACCCCCTTATGACATTATCAGTGAAAGAGACAAAAAGAGATTAATTGAAGATCCAGATAATATCGTTCATATAACCTTAGGTAAGAATGAAAAAGGTTACAATGAAGCAGCTCAAGTCCTGAAAAACTGGATTAAACAAGGTAAAATTCAAAGAGACCCATCACCAAGTTTATATATTTATGAGCAAGAATACACTATTAATTCACAAAAGGAAAGAAAAAAACGCACCGGTTTTGTCGGTTTGGTTCGGCTGGAAGAATTTGGAAAAAAGATTATTATGCCACATGAGAAAACAATGCCAAAATATTCTCTTGACCGTTTGGAATTATTAAGAGCAACCAATTCCAACTTAGAACAAATTTTTGGGATTTATAACGATTCTACCGGTCGTATTGATGCAATATTAGAAGTGAACAAAACATCGGATAACTTTCTTTTTCAATTTGAGGATTGGCAGGGAACTGTCCACACCATTTGGAAGCTATCTGATCAGAATGCTATAAACCAAATACGCCTTTTAATGAACCCTCGAACTATAATAATTGCTGATGGCCATCATCGATATGAAACGAGTTTAATGTACCGTCAAGAAATGAGAGAAAAACTGGGTGACCCGATGGAACCAATTCCTGCCGATTATGTAATGATGACTTTGATCAATATAAAAAACCCTGGCCTCTTAGCCTTACCGACACATCGGCTCATTCATGGAGTTCCCGAAAACCAGGTTAAAGGATTTTTTAACAAAGCTAAAAAATACTTTGAGGTTAATCTTTTTGCTAACGAAAAGGAGTTTTACGAATATTTCCAAAATGCTCCTTTAATGACTATTGGAGTATATTCAAAAGTTGAAGAAATTTGGGGGACAGTCACGCTGAAAAACCCAGAAATCATGGATCAAGTAATGGGAACTGAAAATGTTAATCGGTATATCGATACCTGTATTCTTCATGAACTCATTATGAAAGAATTATTAGGAATTGATGAAGAAATGCAGAAGAATAAAGATTACGTTGATTATTTGCGTGGAACCAAAGACGTTGTGCAGGTTGCGAAAGAGGAGAATAAGTATCAAGTTGTATTCATCATGAAACCAACTCCCATGGATGATGTTGAAAAATCGGTTCTTCATTCTCAAAGAATGCCACAGAAATCGACCTATTTTTATCCAAAAGTATGGAGTGGCTTAATTATTCGATTGTTGGAGGATTAA
- a CDS encoding carbohydrate ABC transporter permease — translation MEKNKTKTIIAIIIIGIILVVNVMPFLWLILTSLKTRLDIFAIPPKFFFHPTAKNFISAFTKRHFLPMFYNSLIISASTTLLSLAVGTLGAYSLARFKLFGDKHISFWILSTRMFPPIVLVIPFFIMATRWGLHDTRSLLVIVYTTFNLPFVVWIMRSFFEDIPSDLEKAATVDGYSRWDAFWKVILPLSAPGLVTTAILCFIFSWNEFLFANVLTAAMAKTVPVGIRGLVTSRAIEWGEIAAVATLQVIPVLAFTFAVQKYIIRGLTLGAVKG, via the coding sequence TTGGAAAAAAACAAAACGAAAACCATAATCGCTATAATTATTATTGGGATTATTTTGGTGGTGAATGTGATGCCTTTTTTATGGCTCATATTAACCTCGTTAAAAACCCGACTCGATATTTTTGCTATTCCTCCAAAATTCTTTTTTCATCCTACCGCAAAAAATTTTATATCGGCTTTTACCAAGCGTCATTTTTTACCGATGTTTTACAACAGCCTTATCATATCAGCGAGCACGACCTTACTGTCTTTAGCAGTTGGGACCCTTGGGGCTTACTCCCTCGCTCGTTTTAAGCTTTTTGGTGATAAGCACATTTCCTTTTGGATCTTAAGTACTCGTATGTTTCCTCCAATCGTATTGGTTATTCCTTTTTTTATCATGGCAACTCGTTGGGGGCTTCACGATACTCGATCACTTTTGGTGATTGTTTATACCACTTTTAATTTACCATTTGTAGTTTGGATCATGAGAAGCTTTTTTGAAGACATTCCAAGTGACCTTGAAAAAGCGGCTACGGTAGATGGATATTCCAGGTGGGATGCTTTTTGGAAGGTCATTTTACCTCTCAGTGCTCCGGGATTGGTTACCACCGCTATTCTCTGTTTTATCTTTTCGTGGAACGAATTTCTGTTTGCTAACGTTTTGACTGCAGCTATGGCAAAGACTGTTCCAGTAGGAATCAGAGGATTGGTTACTTCACGGGCGATTGAATGGGGTGAAATAGCTGCGGTTGCAACATTACAAGTTATTCCCGTTTTAGCATTTACGTTCGCAGTTCAAAAATACATCATTCGTGGTTTAACCTTAGGTGCTGTGAAGGGATGA
- a CDS encoding SDR family NAD(P)-dependent oxidoreductase, with the protein MRLENKIAIVTGAGQGIGKAIAIGLAKEGASVVVNDLNEKNCQEVARTIEQEYHRPSLVVIGDVSLRSTAVKIKEEALNKFHRIDILVNNAGIMISGLVIDYKEEDWDKIFAVNAKSVFLMCQEIGRVMVEQRSGKIINVSSIGAKNGDVAQAAYAATKAAVMNFTRALSREFAPLGINVNSICPGIVDTPLGQVNLNDPVKKEKFIKMTPKGRISIPEDLAGITAFLASDDADFIVGQAINVDGGILYY; encoded by the coding sequence TTGAGACTCGAGAATAAAATTGCCATAGTAACCGGTGCTGGACAGGGAATAGGAAAAGCTATAGCGATTGGTTTAGCCAAAGAAGGAGCTTCGGTGGTAGTTAATGATTTAAATGAGAAAAATTGCCAGGAAGTGGCTCGAACCATAGAACAAGAATACCATCGTCCTAGTTTGGTGGTTATTGGGGATGTCAGTTTACGAAGTACTGCGGTGAAAATTAAAGAAGAAGCTCTTAACAAATTTCATCGAATTGACATCTTGGTCAATAATGCTGGGATTATGATATCCGGATTGGTGATCGATTATAAAGAAGAAGATTGGGATAAAATTTTTGCCGTAAATGCAAAAAGCGTGTTTTTAATGTGTCAAGAAATCGGTCGAGTTATGGTCGAGCAGCGATCGGGGAAAATTATCAACGTTTCTTCTATAGGTGCAAAAAATGGAGACGTTGCCCAAGCAGCCTACGCAGCAACCAAAGCAGCTGTGATGAATTTTACCCGAGCACTATCGAGAGAATTCGCACCCCTAGGGATCAACGTTAATTCTATTTGTCCAGGTATTGTGGATACTCCATTAGGTCAGGTAAATTTAAATGATCCGGTCAAGAAAGAAAAATTTATCAAAATGACTCCCAAAGGAAGAATCAGCATTCCAGAAGATCTAGCCGGTATTACTGCTTTTCTTGCCAGCGATGATGCCGATTTCATTGTGGGTCAGGCAATCAACGTTGATGGAGGAATTTTATATTATTAA
- the xylB gene encoding xylulokinase produces MPAEYILGIDLGTSSLKASLLDLYNTKIESVSVELTVSYPDSFSAEQNPYDWWEAFRTLIQKIKQLIGGLDSIKAIGLSGQMLGLINLDEKGQPLRPALIWCDQRSFIELNEIREMIGEEKLLQNTANTPLTGYWLPKLLWLRKHQKDILQKSRHYLLPKDYLRYRLTDEYITEVSDASGTLLFDVAQRTWSRKLIKDFNFDFSCFPQVVESTEITGHVSLKASQETGLPEGIPVVGGGGDQSSGGIGLGVIDKGIMSCVLGTSGVVMAQTEEAKKDRKNRGLHSFCYSIPGKWFLMGCTLAAGGSYRWLRHSLLYLQKDLSYDHLNLLAGEIGPGSDRLVFLPYLIGERTPHSDPNARGVYFGLNYQHDIRHIIRATIEGVAFSQKESVEILKDFGLEADRLIVSGGAARSQLWCQIMADVTGIEVVTTNIDDPASVGAAFIAGVGTGIFDSFQSGCGRFIRHGDVLEPSSKNNQIYKTLFEKYQKLYQVLKNYYQDYQLT; encoded by the coding sequence TTGCCTGCGGAATACATTTTGGGTATTGATTTGGGTACATCATCCCTAAAAGCATCGCTTCTCGACTTATATAACACCAAGATAGAATCAGTATCAGTTGAACTGACTGTATCATATCCAGATTCTTTTTCAGCTGAGCAGAATCCTTATGATTGGTGGGAAGCTTTTCGAACTTTAATCCAAAAAATAAAACAACTTATTGGAGGCTTAGATTCTATAAAAGCTATTGGTTTATCTGGACAAATGCTTGGTTTAATAAATCTTGATGAAAAAGGTCAACCCCTCAGACCAGCATTGATTTGGTGCGATCAGAGAAGCTTTATTGAATTAAATGAAATAAGAGAAATGATTGGCGAAGAAAAGTTATTACAAAATACTGCAAACACACCGCTCACAGGATATTGGCTCCCCAAACTTTTATGGCTCCGTAAACACCAAAAAGATATTTTACAAAAATCCAGACATTATCTCCTACCCAAAGATTATCTCCGTTATCGGTTAACCGATGAATATATCACTGAAGTATCAGATGCCTCTGGTACCTTACTCTTTGATGTTGCGCAACGCACCTGGTCAAGAAAGCTTATCAAAGATTTTAATTTTGATTTTTCTTGCTTTCCTCAAGTAGTTGAATCAACCGAAATAACTGGTCATGTTTCTTTAAAGGCGTCTCAAGAAACAGGCCTTCCAGAAGGAATCCCAGTTGTTGGAGGTGGTGGCGACCAGTCTTCCGGAGGTATTGGTCTTGGAGTTATTGATAAAGGTATAATGTCATGTGTATTGGGAACTTCTGGAGTTGTTATGGCTCAGACTGAAGAAGCTAAAAAGGACCGAAAAAACCGAGGCTTACATTCCTTTTGTTATTCTATTCCAGGAAAATGGTTTTTAATGGGGTGCACCTTAGCTGCGGGTGGTTCGTACCGTTGGCTACGTCATTCTTTACTTTATCTCCAAAAGGACTTGAGTTACGATCATCTCAATTTGTTAGCTGGTGAGATTGGACCAGGGAGTGATCGGCTGGTTTTCCTGCCTTATCTTATAGGAGAACGAACCCCTCATTCTGATCCTAATGCTCGTGGTGTTTATTTTGGTTTGAATTACCAACACGACATTCGGCATATAATTCGGGCAACTATTGAAGGAGTAGCTTTCAGCCAAAAGGAATCGGTGGAAATACTGAAAGATTTTGGGCTTGAAGCTGACCGTTTAATCGTTTCAGGTGGAGCGGCGAGAAGTCAATTATGGTGTCAAATTATGGCTGACGTTACTGGTATAGAAGTCGTCACCACCAATATAGATGATCCAGCTTCGGTTGGGGCGGCTTTTATTGCTGGGGTTGGTACTGGTATTTTTGATTCATTTCAAAGCGGATGTGGAAGGTTTATTCGACATGGAGATGTATTAGAGCCATCTTCAAAAAATAATCAAATTTATAAGACATTATTTGAAAAATACCAAAAACTCTATCAAGTATTGAAAAATTATTATCAAGATTATCAATTAACCTGA
- a CDS encoding ABC transporter ATP-binding protein, with product MASLTLKNVWKKYGKVIALKGVHCEVKDGELLTILGPSGAGKTSLLQSIAGVEEIIAGQIYIDKQRVDQLPPPERDVAMVFETYALYPNKSVYQNMAFPLHSPFRKLPKNEIDQKVKEIAQLLQIDWLLDRNVSQLSGGQRQRVALGRMLVRNPKIFLMDEPIAHLDAKLRHRLRGELKNIQRKFGITTLYTTHDYREALGMGDRVIVLNQGIILQIAEPEKIFNFPKNDFVGGLVGDPPMNFFESYLSSTTSGTILRNEAFEIGLDQKTTETINSLNIDHLKIGLRPSDITVNMTPKENFFPAEVYVVEPLGMTQILTLAQQKMKFQVKYSGSLSFEMGQKVYFGFQPDKLHYFHPITGLNVLLKEE from the coding sequence ATGGCAAGCTTAACCTTGAAGAATGTATGGAAGAAATACGGGAAGGTTATTGCGTTAAAAGGAGTACATTGCGAAGTTAAGGATGGGGAGTTATTAACTATTTTAGGTCCATCGGGAGCTGGGAAAACTTCACTCCTTCAATCTATTGCAGGAGTTGAAGAAATCATTGCCGGTCAAATATATATCGATAAACAAAGAGTTGATCAACTTCCTCCACCGGAACGAGATGTGGCTATGGTATTCGAGACGTATGCTCTTTATCCGAATAAATCAGTTTATCAAAATATGGCTTTCCCCTTGCATTCACCTTTTAGAAAACTACCAAAAAATGAAATCGACCAAAAGGTAAAAGAAATAGCTCAGCTTCTACAAATTGACTGGTTATTGGATAGAAATGTCTCTCAACTAAGCGGTGGGCAAAGACAAAGAGTTGCCTTAGGTCGAATGTTGGTGAGGAATCCCAAAATTTTTTTAATGGATGAACCCATTGCTCATCTTGATGCTAAGTTACGCCATAGGCTTCGAGGCGAATTAAAAAATATTCAAAGGAAGTTCGGAATAACTACTCTTTATACCACCCATGATTACCGAGAAGCTTTGGGGATGGGAGATCGGGTAATTGTTTTAAATCAAGGAATCATTTTACAAATTGCCGAACCGGAAAAAATTTTTAATTTTCCTAAGAATGATTTTGTTGGTGGATTAGTTGGAGATCCTCCAATGAATTTTTTCGAGAGTTATTTATCTTCAACCACTTCAGGAACTATTCTTCGGAATGAAGCTTTCGAGATAGGTTTGGACCAAAAAACGACTGAAACAATCAATAGCCTCAATATTGATCATTTAAAGATTGGATTACGCCCTTCCGATATAACGGTGAATATGACCCCAAAAGAAAACTTCTTTCCGGCAGAAGTATATGTCGTTGAACCTTTGGGTATGACACAAATTCTTACATTAGCTCAACAGAAAATGAAATTTCAAGTGAAGTACTCAGGTTCATTAAGTTTCGAGATGGGGCAAAAGGTCTATTTTGGTTTTCAGCCAGATAAATTGCACTACTTTCATCCAATTACTGGTCTGAATGTATTGTTGAAAGAAGAGTAA
- the dhaL gene encoding dihydroxyacetone kinase subunit DhaL: MADTISFNRVKESFASILNRLEENRQYLNDLDSPIGDSDHGESVTAAFKKVKEAVDAYPADQNDIGSLLQSIGKAIIFSGGAAMGPLYGTAFMDAGTAICGKSVLTREDLVALMVAFARGIERRGKVKIGEKTMFDTIYPTAEALQKAFDEGKPLSDMINAGIAAAKQGMESTKDMLSLRGRSSRLGERSIGHIDPGAASSYFIMEAFLKSLVEG; encoded by the coding sequence ATGGCTGATACCATTTCTTTTAATAGGGTTAAAGAATCATTTGCTTCAATTCTAAATCGACTTGAGGAAAATCGCCAATATTTGAATGACCTTGATTCTCCTATTGGAGATTCCGATCATGGAGAAAGTGTCACTGCTGCCTTTAAAAAAGTGAAAGAAGCTGTGGACGCTTACCCTGCTGATCAGAATGATATTGGAAGCCTCCTCCAATCGATTGGAAAGGCGATCATTTTCTCTGGCGGAGCAGCCATGGGCCCACTGTACGGAACCGCTTTCATGGATGCAGGAACTGCCATTTGCGGAAAAAGTGTGCTTACTCGGGAAGACTTAGTTGCCCTAATGGTGGCTTTTGCTCGTGGCATCGAAAGAAGAGGAAAGGTGAAAATTGGAGAAAAAACCATGTTTGATACCATTTATCCAACCGCCGAAGCTCTTCAAAAAGCCTTTGATGAGGGGAAACCTCTTTCAGATATGATCAATGCCGGTATTGCTGCAGCAAAACAAGGCATGGAATCCACCAAAGACATGCTTTCCTTAAGAGGTCGTTCAAGCCGTTTGGGAGAACGTTCAATAGGTCATATTGATCCAGGTGCAGCATCGAGCTACTTTATCATGGAAGCTTTTCTAAAGAGTTTAGTTGAAGGATAA
- a CDS encoding ASKHA domain-containing protein: MPKIKINQFDKEFEAKSGENILEVLQREGIDINAYCGGFGYCGKCLIKIIKGSVAQPTAQEIKHLKEKISQGYRLACQAQIIEDIEIDIHDSITHKVEVLAESGEALLEELPVKKTNIQLKKPSLNQSLSLDEIVENQLPTSPIVRKWSVQALRELSRIENQDKMNFEIGFDEGQIYWANLDAEKASFLGIAFDIGTTTLACELLDLETGSTLYRAGALNRQASFGADVLSRLRAIQDNQGALSNLQELLLSSMNDLIQEACQKTGNDPNRILSVAVAGNTIMEHIFLGVSPISIGTAPFAPVFCRSYYTSARRVHLVVHPEAQVYIFPSVAGYVGGDIIAGIGAHDLENNNSTLLYVDIGTNGEIVLSDQGKIYCCGTAAGPAFEGAQIKHGTRATLGAIHQVEIENSDLKIYTIGDVAPRGVCGTGLIDALACLIKGDSVAPNGRLQKDNHLLSSRIQEEGKSHFFVLSHDPHVIVTQEDISQLQLAKAALQAGRKVLLHQANRSESDIDQVILAGAFGSFINPESAMTVGIIPRVKTVLSVGNASLFGAKKALLSKVFREKVENLAKKAQYVELSARSDFQEYFYEALIFERN, translated from the coding sequence ATGCCAAAAATAAAAATTAATCAATTTGATAAAGAATTCGAAGCTAAATCTGGAGAGAATATTTTAGAAGTACTTCAAAGAGAAGGCATTGATATAAATGCCTATTGTGGGGGGTTTGGGTATTGTGGAAAGTGCCTGATAAAAATTATAAAAGGGAGCGTTGCTCAACCAACCGCACAAGAAATAAAACATTTAAAGGAAAAGATATCTCAAGGATACCGTTTAGCTTGTCAAGCCCAAATCATCGAGGATATTGAAATTGATATTCATGATTCAATAACTCATAAGGTAGAGGTTTTAGCGGAATCAGGAGAAGCTCTTTTAGAAGAACTACCAGTTAAAAAAACAAATATTCAGCTTAAAAAACCCTCATTAAATCAATCTTTGTCCCTTGATGAGATTGTTGAGAATCAATTACCGACCTCACCTATTGTTAGAAAATGGTCTGTTCAAGCTCTTCGGGAATTGTCTCGCATTGAGAATCAAGATAAGATGAATTTTGAAATAGGTTTTGATGAAGGCCAAATTTATTGGGCAAACTTAGACGCTGAAAAGGCTTCTTTTTTAGGAATTGCCTTTGACATTGGAACGACGACTTTAGCTTGCGAACTTCTTGACCTTGAGACAGGATCAACCCTTTATCGAGCAGGTGCCTTAAATCGTCAAGCAAGCTTTGGAGCCGATGTATTATCTCGATTGAGAGCTATTCAAGATAACCAAGGAGCTCTGTCTAACCTTCAAGAATTATTGCTATCATCGATGAATGACTTGATACAGGAAGCCTGTCAAAAGACTGGGAATGACCCCAACCGAATATTATCAGTTGCAGTAGCGGGAAATACAATTATGGAACATATTTTTTTAGGAGTATCTCCAATCTCGATAGGAACGGCTCCTTTTGCTCCGGTTTTTTGTCGGTCCTACTATACCAGCGCTCGGAGAGTTCATTTAGTTGTCCATCCAGAGGCTCAGGTATACATTTTTCCTTCGGTTGCTGGATATGTTGGAGGTGATATTATTGCTGGTATTGGAGCTCATGACCTTGAGAATAATAATTCAACCCTTCTCTATGTTGATATAGGAACCAATGGAGAAATTGTCCTTTCTGACCAAGGGAAGATTTACTGCTGTGGAACGGCCGCAGGCCCAGCTTTTGAAGGGGCTCAAATCAAGCACGGTACTCGTGCTACCCTGGGAGCGATTCACCAAGTAGAAATTGAAAATTCTGATTTAAAAATATACACCATTGGAGATGTAGCACCGAGAGGTGTTTGTGGAACTGGGCTCATTGATGCCTTAGCTTGTTTAATTAAGGGAGATTCTGTTGCACCAAATGGAAGATTACAAAAAGACAATCATTTGTTATCTTCTCGAATACAAGAAGAAGGGAAAAGCCATTTTTTTGTTTTAAGTCATGATCCGCATGTTATTGTAACTCAGGAAGATATTTCTCAGCTACAATTAGCCAAAGCAGCCCTCCAAGCGGGAAGGAAAGTTTTGCTCCACCAAGCGAATCGATCAGAATCAGATATTGACCAGGTCATATTAGCAGGAGCTTTTGGTAGTTTTATTAATCCGGAAAGTGCAATGACAGTAGGTATTATTCCAAGGGTAAAAACAGTATTATCAGTTGGGAATGCGTCATTATTTGGAGCCAAAAAAGCTCTTCTTTCAAAAGTATTTCGAGAAAAAGTTGAAAATTTAGCCAAAAAAGCACAATATGTTGAATTATCAGCTCGTAGTGATTTTCAAGAATATTTTTATGAAGCTTTAATTTTTGAGAGAAATTAA
- a CDS encoding dihydroxyacetone kinase subunit DhaK, with translation MKKFINKYENLIEEMVEGYVLANSDKVKRLPTERVLAYSNAPIQGKVGVITGGGSGHKPAFIGYIGKGLLDTVAVGDIFAAPPVQRCYEAIKAADGGKGVLVCIGNYSGDTMNFGMAAELAQDEGIPVEILVVNDDVASSPKDRMDNRRGVAGEVVLWKMMGALAQEGADLATLKEVGNRTIFNTRSLGVAHTPCIMPSSGKPSFQIGDDEMEIGVGHHGEPGIQRTKLMSADEVTTLITQKILEDLPFGAGDEVSVLMSGLGSTSLLEMYICYRKLHQILTDHQITIHRNYIGEFFTSMEMGGFSITLTKLDEDLKRLIDAPCDGVHLIQH, from the coding sequence GTGAAGAAGTTTATTAATAAATACGAAAATCTTATCGAAGAGATGGTTGAAGGATATGTACTGGCAAATTCAGATAAAGTAAAACGTCTCCCTACTGAAAGAGTTTTAGCCTATTCGAACGCTCCCATTCAAGGAAAAGTAGGTGTAATAACCGGTGGGGGCTCAGGACATAAGCCAGCTTTTATTGGATATATTGGGAAAGGTCTATTAGATACAGTAGCAGTTGGAGATATCTTTGCCGCTCCTCCCGTTCAGCGTTGTTATGAAGCTATTAAAGCAGCTGATGGCGGGAAAGGAGTTTTGGTTTGTATCGGGAATTATTCTGGCGATACCATGAACTTTGGAATGGCAGCGGAATTGGCTCAAGATGAAGGAATTCCGGTAGAAATCTTAGTAGTCAATGATGACGTTGCGTCATCTCCAAAGGATCGGATGGATAATCGACGAGGAGTGGCTGGTGAAGTGGTTCTCTGGAAAATGATGGGAGCCTTAGCCCAAGAAGGAGCTGACCTCGCCACCCTCAAAGAAGTTGGGAACCGAACCATCTTTAACACCCGTAGTCTTGGCGTGGCTCATACACCCTGCATTATGCCTTCTTCTGGAAAACCAAGTTTCCAAATTGGTGATGACGAGATGGAGATTGGGGTAGGCCATCATGGAGAACCAGGAATACAACGTACGAAATTGATGTCTGCTGATGAAGTCACCACACTCATAACTCAGAAAATCCTTGAGGATCTCCCTTTTGGAGCAGGGGATGAAGTTTCAGTTCTGATGAGTGGTCTTGGGTCAACCTCTCTTTTAGAAATGTATATTTGTTATCGAAAACTCCATCAAATTCTTACCGATCATCAGATCACTATTCATCGGAACTATATTGGAGAGTTTTTCACTTCAATGGAGATGGGTGGTTTTTCCATAACGCTCACCAAACTTGATGAAGACTTAAAACGGTTAATTGATGCTCCTTGCGATGGAGTGCATCTTATTCAGCATTAA
- the rpiB gene encoding ribose 5-phosphate isomerase B, which translates to MSLFLASDHFGYPLKKVIADHLREKEVEFEDLGVNSEDEVVDYPDIALKACLTIREGKHQYGILVCGTGLGMAMAANKIPGIYAAPAHDIYSAERAKKSNDSNVMTLGRHIVGPELAKMLVDAWLGSEFGGGRSLPKVQKIREIEKKYMK; encoded by the coding sequence ATGTCCTTATTTCTGGCATCCGATCATTTTGGATATCCTTTAAAAAAAGTTATTGCCGACCATTTACGTGAAAAGGAAGTTGAATTTGAAGATTTAGGGGTGAACTCAGAAGATGAAGTTGTGGATTATCCAGATATAGCCCTCAAAGCTTGCTTGACCATAAGAGAAGGAAAGCACCAATATGGAATACTCGTCTGTGGAACCGGCCTTGGTATGGCCATGGCTGCTAATAAAATACCCGGGATTTATGCCGCTCCTGCTCATGATATTTATTCAGCTGAAAGAGCAAAAAAAAGCAATGATTCCAACGTCATGACTTTAGGAAGACATATTGTGGGTCCAGAGCTGGCTAAGATGTTGGTTGATGCCTGGTTGGGAAGCGAATTCGGTGGGGGGAGGTCTCTCCCCAAAGTACAAAAAATCCGAGAAATTGAAAAGAAATATATGAAATAA
- a CDS encoding ABC transporter ATP-binding protein — MAKVELKKLWKKYGKVEAVKGIDLSIQDREFVAFLGPSGCGKTSTMRMIAGLEKITGGEIYIGDRLVNELDPGTRNIAMAFESYALYPPMTVFDNIAFPLRAMKYPENEIKSRVQRLAEILELTDIMAKYPKGLSGGHQQRVSLARALVRDADVYLLDEPISHLDTKMRNRMRAELKRIHGELGKTMIYVTHDQVEALAMADKVVVMNFGVIQQVGTPQEIYFKPQNLFVADFVGEPPMNFVDCSIELKEKSFILLFSGHSVEIHDEQKVAKLRELENVLSKKWIFGIRPTNLQIFKDESNNSSSLIPGIIYAVEPLGDSKIVHVLYGDKSLLIETTPDFIGSEDEKIFLKIDSDYLLLFDKETEQMVL, encoded by the coding sequence TTGGCTAAAGTAGAATTAAAAAAACTTTGGAAGAAATATGGAAAAGTTGAAGCGGTAAAGGGGATTGACCTTTCCATTCAGGATCGTGAATTTGTTGCATTTTTAGGGCCTTCTGGATGTGGGAAGACCTCAACTATGAGAATGATCGCTGGTTTAGAAAAAATCACTGGAGGAGAAATTTATATCGGTGATCGATTGGTGAACGAATTGGATCCAGGAACTCGCAACATAGCTATGGCTTTTGAATCTTATGCGTTGTACCCTCCGATGACAGTTTTTGATAACATTGCCTTTCCATTACGTGCTATGAAATATCCTGAAAATGAAATTAAAAGTCGAGTTCAAAGATTAGCAGAAATTTTAGAATTAACTGATATTATGGCCAAATATCCAAAAGGTTTAAGCGGAGGTCATCAACAAAGAGTTTCCCTTGCTCGAGCTCTAGTTCGAGATGCTGATGTATATTTGTTAGACGAACCAATTTCCCACTTAGATACCAAAATGAGAAACCGTATGAGAGCAGAATTGAAAAGAATACATGGAGAATTGGGGAAAACCATGATATATGTTACACATGATCAGGTTGAAGCTTTAGCAATGGCCGACAAGGTTGTAGTGATGAATTTTGGAGTGATTCAACAGGTTGGTACACCACAAGAAATATATTTTAAACCACAAAATTTGTTTGTTGCTGACTTTGTGGGAGAGCCTCCAATGAATTTTGTTGATTGTTCTATTGAACTGAAAGAAAAAAGTTTTATTCTGTTGTTTTCTGGCCACTCAGTTGAAATTCACGATGAGCAAAAAGTGGCTAAATTAAGAGAATTGGAGAACGTCTTATCAAAAAAATGGATTTTCGGAATTCGCCCAACAAATCTACAAATATTTAAGGATGAATCCAATAATAGTTCCAGTTTGATTCCAGGAATTATTTATGCGGTTGAACCGTTAGGGGATTCGAAAATTGTTCACGTTCTTTACGGTGATAAATCACTTTTAATCGAGACCACTCCTGATTTTATTGGATCAGAAGACGAAAAGATTTTTTTGAAAATTGACAGTGATTACCTATTGCTTTTTGATAAAGAAACCGAGCAAATGGTATTATAA